From Dendropsophus ebraccatus isolate aDenEbr1 chromosome 2, aDenEbr1.pat, whole genome shotgun sequence, a single genomic window includes:
- the ASXL3 gene encoding putative Polycomb group protein ASXL3 isoform X3 has translation MKDKRKKKDRTWAEAARLALEKHPNSPMTAKQILEVIQKEGLKETRNGTSPLACLNAMLHTNTRVGDGTFFKIPGKSGLYALKKEESTCLADETLEIGCESELDGTEMAEASSNGEENEVCLKQVTEEASSNRVQSKLVSSFQQHTKKALKQALRQQQKRRNGVSMMVNKTVPRVVLTPLKVSDEQSDSPSGSESKNGEADSSDKETKQGQKSPPGKQISQHLKRLKKSGLGHLKWTKAEDIDIETPGSILVNTNLRALINKHTFASLPQHFQQYLLLLLPEVDRQMGSDGALRLSNSALNNEFFAYAAQGWKQRLSEGEFTPEMQMRIRQEIEKEKKTEVWKERFFERFYGEKSGMSKEESLHLTSGQNSSEDESSSLETSLNLPGPSNQFENSAAACNETPVMLETEVIEETVCNMEHIPSKDIIGETALEEILISEESVIHEEIAEEVETTICECQEDDDKAEAEIAEEATNLNTQNEEKESTAENVESCVVMEDEMLPVVDRKIEEVKSDGQPDDMLEVSNALHECRSPSPVTSKSSEIEATGPEMTPIEDANKSDIDAPDTAPDQLGTEEVAPVEMELISEPDGQFSETACVSETSFSSQSPEEACASLTSPGGDMQSASEEPYTPASVEATFLSEVSSFENAETESQQKPLTESPPTSVASDASPLSNSPVISEASPSSNHPLTPEASPASNLPLTSEASPMSDAPLISETSSVSSLALTSETGHAPNAPATSDASSGYSPAPNKHLLLQQECSPTTSDESQSPSKDETDGYSEASQADTVGTEHESSETIKYNSATPNSDTSLSEDNQKHCNSERDHEKPNVASPPDTITIKNHSSHYRIVEKKYLSPSREGFEGTYSRNNDSVHSKSHDKLYTASLEVSGYYESTRSKSHKQQGGSQSRPDTSHYKSYDHNKQSEAVCREPEISKRKTAEQHGFGNYKEKRPRIDDDHHGRTSSLSSQSEREPPPREEPRVPPLKIQLSKIGPPFIIKSQPAPKLESKISSSTSVSGGRNTGARTLADIKARAQQARAQREAAAAAAVAAAASIVSGGVGSPSESSKTRTLAHIKEQTKAKLFVKHQVRVNTPQTSRDGKTKEGLPEIEVPTTSDAKVESSTGVIIINPNCKSPSSKATLHRDLSSTLQKSLSSSASSETDSDASVHGSNENIHVPHSSDKTVTSTSTEDCSVPMQYNKNICSVSVCLKNSLEKSAVLMSVESENTTSSVCNYNMLNPIKETDIPFIAVAPKCTDDTIHASVVNSTAPNSADDKRMPLTTSNVNPYTTVPISSIGNSLPNPHLSNSLVNSLNASYGPNTRHPDKLDAPKCDEDNPLDVCPSVQRMSNHEESGGDSHGRSSAPLYANTRRSMSTDPSPEKMHLDNVDKNSTGNLIGLHNKTLPTALIQTNRSIPCKVIVDHCTTPNSTFPFNPENADSLNRLGKCEPSIQNKTCPQVSVISRQENLNESTEQMSNSNIVNRLNRDDRNKSAPCASLLEATYMQQGKLNDSISCQQSFNEHLHSTPSFKCGTDNVPNSEYISNNRICWSDKEQMNTDKTMNHLSAPKHIEYSDENIVDNIKREPGSYPHVMKMNARSPVVNSIAIKSELNDSSKCFGVDSEGFSGQNSTQQGCDLNISLPTSKTPLGVAREEPLSLTTDTLKRVTNAGNASCRLSSVEANNPLVTQLLQGNLPLEKVLPQPRLGAKLEISRLPLQATSMYKTTSERMVPENSCSPTTDGKAYPLGSINPLQVRKRENHPKKRMARTMGEHAQVKCEPGKLSMDTDTNLSSCMMGSNINPMGQGQTFKQEWMNKHVVQGRITQSPEIKQQKRPLPSCSFQQNVFNVDKNGSYHPEASSSHRQHYYQMPMAQRGQASTVYMPPAAAKAQAANNAFAFSRHPEQKVLSETNVSTLPHRMANAYSPNVHIKEGDDLSNAQQTLQHKFLVHPSLSNAEVPSDQKQPAVTMETTKRLSWPQPTSICSNIKSEPISFEDGLNNSCELTIKQSSYEQSEVKEQLKAFALKNADFSSYLLSEPQKPFTPLAAQKTQTQQLPPPPPQQQQCGSYPAIHFGSTSFKRAASAIEKSIGILGSNSKAASGLGSQNAPMPAQKYADSSSADELELKCSCRLKAMIVCKGCGAFCHDDCIGPSKLCVACLVVR, from the exons GCTTTGAGGCAGCAGCAGAAGAGAAGAAATGGGGTCTCTATGATGGTAAACAAGACTGTCCCTCGTGTCGTCCTGACGCCTCTAAAGGTGTCTGATGAGCAGTCGGATTCACCTTCAG GATCTGAGTCTAAAAACGGTGAAGCAGACAGTTCTGATAAGGAGACCAAGCAAGGGCAAAAATCACCCCCTGGCAAACAAATAAGCCAGCACTTAAAGCGGCTAAAAAAATCAGGTTTAG ggCATTTGAAGTGGACCAAAGCAGAAGATATTGACATTGAAACTCCAGGATCAATTTTAGTCAACACTAACCTGAGGGCTTTAATAAACAAGCATACGTTTGCTTCTTTACCTCAGCACTTTCAGCAGTACCTCCTGCTATTACTCCCTGAAGTAGATAGACAG ATGGGAAGTGATGGGGCTTTACGTCTTAGTAACTCTGCTTTGAACAATGAGTTCTTTGCATATGCAGCTCAAGGCTGGAAACAGCGATTGTCAGAAG GAGAGTTTACGCCAGAGATGCAAATGCGCATTAGACAAGAAattgaaaaggaaaagaaaacagAAGTTTGGAAAGAGAGATTTTTTGAAAGGTTTTATGGAGAAAA gtcTGGAATGTCTAAAGAAGAATCTCTACATCTAACATCTGGGCAAAACAGCAGCGAAGATGAAAGCAGCTCCCTAGAAACCTCTCTCAACCTACCAGGTCCATCTAACCAGTTTGAAAACAGTGCAGCAGCTTGTAATGAAACCCCAGTGATGTTAGAAACTGAAGTTATTGAAGAAACTGTGTGTAACATGGAGCATATTCCATCCAAGGACATCATTGGAGAAACTGCGCTGGAAGAAATATTGATATCTGAGGAGTCTGTGATACATGAGGAgattgctgaagaagttgaaaCAACCATTTGTGAATGCCAAGAAGATGATGATAAAGCCGAGGCTGAGATAGCTGAAGAAGCAACCAATCTGAATACACAGAATGAGGAAAAGGAGTCGACTGCAGAAAATGTGGAGTCTTGTGTTGTCATGGAGGATGAGATGTTACCTGTTGTGGATAGAAAAATAGAGGAGGTGAAATCTGATGGCCAACCAGATGACATGTTGGAAGTTTCGAATGCGTTACATGAGTGCAGATCcccatcacctgtcacctctaAGTCCTCAGAGATTGAAGCCACAGGACCAGAGATGACACCAATTGAAGATGCAAATAAATCAGACATTGATGCTCCTGATACTGCCCCTGATCAGTTGGGGACGGAAGAGGTGGCTCCTGTAGAAATGGAACTCATCAGTGAACCAGATGGACAGTTCTCTGAAACTGCATGCGTTTCTGAGACATCCTTTTCTTCTCAAAGTCCAGAGGAGGCATGTGCGAGTCTGACATCACCAGGAGGTGACATGCAGTCTGCTTCAGAGGAACCCTATACACCTGCATCTGTTGAAGCCACTTTTCTGTCTGAAGTTTCAAGCTTTGAAAATGCTGAAACAGAAAGTCAACAGAAACCTTTAACTGAAAGCCCACCAACCTCTGTTGCTTCAGATGCTTCACCTCTCTCCAATTCACCCGTCATATCAGAAGCATCTCCATCATCTAACCATCCACTGACGCCTGAAGCTTCTCCAGCATCAAATTTACCATTAACCTCGGAAGCATCTCCAATGTCAGATGCACCTTTAATATCAGAAACCTCTTCCGTTTCTTCcttagcactgacctctgaaacTGGACATGCACCCAATGCACCTGCTACTTCTGATGCATCTTCTGGGTATAGTCCTGCTCCAAATAAGCATCTCTTGCTACAGCAAGAATGCTCCCCTACCACATCTGATGAATCACAGTCACCGTCAAAGGATGAGACCGATGGTTACTCAGAGGCCTCCCAAGCAGATACTGTTGGCACTGAACATGAAAGCTCAGAAACCATTAAGTATAATTCAGCAACTCCAAACTCTGATACTTCATTGTCTGAAGACAATCAGAAACACTGTAATTCCGAAAGAGACCATGAGAAACCAAATGTAGCATCACCCCCAGACACCATAACTATTAAAAACCATTCAAGTCATTATCGTATTGTTGAGAAAAAGTATTTATCTCCTTCAAGAGAAGGATTTGAAGGAACTTATTCTAGGAACAATGATTCTGTTCATTCAAAGTCTCATGACAAACTATATACAGCCTCATTGGAAGTGTCAGGATATTATGAATCTACCAGAAGTAAATCTCATAAGCAACAGGGAGGCTCCCAAAGTCGACCTGACACTTCACATTATAAGTCCTATGACCATAATAAACAATCTGAGGCAGTTTGTCGAGAGCCTGAAATTTCTAAACGAAAAACTGCAGAGCAACATGGTTTTGGGAACTACAAAGAAAAGAGACCAAGGATTGATGATGATCATCATGGTAGAACATCTTCATTATCAAGTCAGTCCGAAAGAGAACCCCCACCTAGAGAAGAGCCCCGTGTGCCACCTCTCAAG ATCCAGCTGTCAAAGATTGGACCACCATTCATCATCAAAAGTCAACCTGCTCCCAAGCTTGAATCTAAGATTTCTTCTAGTACATCTGTTAGTGGGGGAAGGAACACTGGAGCTAGAACTCTTGCGGATATTAAGGCGAGAGCCCAACAAGCCAGAGCACAAAGAGAGGCGgcagctgcagcagctgtggcagcAGCTGCAAGTATAGTTTCTGGGGGTGTTGGAAGTCCCTCGGAAAGCAGTAAGACCAGAACGTTGGCCCATATCAAAGAGCAGACAAAAGCAAAGTTGTTTGTTAAGCACCAGGTCAGAGTCAACACACCGCAGACTAGCAGAGATGGAAAAACAAAAGAGGGTCTTCCAGAAATTGAAGTGCCAACTACTTCCGATGCAAAAGTGGAAAGTTCAACTGGTGTTATCATTATAAATCCAAACTGCAAATCTCCAAGCAGCAAAGCAACACTCCACCGGGACTTGTCTTCTACATTGCAAAAATCCCTCAGCTCTTCAGCATCATCAGAAACGGATTCTGATGCATCAGTGCACGGCTCTAATGAAAATATTCATGTGCCACATTCCAGCGACAAAACTGTTACATCTACCTCCACTGAAGATTGCAGCGTGCCAatgcaatataataaaaatatatgttcGGTGTCTGTCTGCTTGAAAAACTCACTTGAAAAATCTGCTGTCCTAATGTCTGTTGAGAGTGAAAACACtacatcatctgtctgtaactATAACATGCTAAACCCCATTAAGGAAACTGACATTCCTTTTATAGCTGTTGCACCAAAATGCACTGATGACACTATTCATGCCTCTGTCGTAAACTCCACTGCACCTAACTCTGCTGATGACAAACGAATGCCATTAACAACTAGTAATGTTAATCCTTACACCACTGTGCCAATTTCATCCATTGGAAATAGTCTGCCAAATCCTCATCTTTCTAATTCATTGGTTAATTCACTAAATGCCTCCTATGGTCCAAACACCAGGCATCCCGATAAACTAGATGCACCCAAGTGTGATGAAGATAATCCTTTAGATGTGTGTCCttctgtccaaagaatgtcaaACCATGAGGAAAGCGGAGGAGATTCTCACGGAAGGTCCTCTGCTCCACTATACGCCAACACCAGAAGATCAATGAGTACTGATCCTTCACCTGAAAAGATGCACCTTGATAATGTAGATAAAAACTCCACTGGTAATTTAATAGGATTACACAATAAAACACTGCCTACTGCTTTAATACAGACTAATAGATCTATTCCATGTAAAGTGATTGTCGATCACTGTACAACACCAAACTCCACTTTCCCTTTCAATCCTGAAAATGCTGATTCTCTGAATAGGCTCGGAAAGTGTGAGCCTTCTATTCAGAATAAAACATGTCCTCAAGTATCTGTAATTAGTAGACAGGAAAATCTCAACGAGAGCACGGAGCAAATGTCCAACTCAAACATTGTTAACCGGCTAAACAGAGATGATAGAAACAAGAGTGCTCCTTGCGCCAGCCTTTTGGAAGCAACGTACATGCAGCAGGGGAAACTAAACGACTCAATTTCTTGCCAACAGAGTTTTAATGAGCATCTACATAGCACACCTTCTTTCAAGTGCGGAACAGATAATGTTCCCAATTCAGAGTATATTTCTAATAACAGAATATGTTGGAGTGACAAAGAACAAATGAACACTGACAAAACTATGAACCATTTGAGTGCACCTAAGCACATAGAGTATTCTGATGAAAATATTGTAGATAATATTAAACGTGAACCTGGGAGTTACCCACATGTAATGAAAATGAACGCTCGTAGCCCGGTAGTAAACTCTATTGCAATCAAATCAGAACTAAATGATTCCAGTAAGTGTTTCGGGGTGGATTCTGAAGGATTTTCTGGGCAGAACAGTACGCAGCAAGGATGTGACTTGAATATTAGCTTGCCTACATCTAAAACACCACTCGGTGTTGCCAGAGAAGAACCCTTGTCATTGACTACAGACACTTTAAAGAGGGTTACAAATGCAGGGAATGCTAGTTGTCGACTTTCTTCTGTTGAAGCAAACAATCCCTTAGTCACACAGCTGCTTCAAGGCAATTTGCCTTTAGAAAAAGTTCTGCCTCAACCAAGACTAGGTGCAAAGTTGGAAATTAGTCGACTCCCGTTGCAGGCTACCTCTATGTATAAGACTACATCAGAGAGAATGGTGCCTGAAAACTCCTGCTCCCCTACCACTGATGGCAAGGCATATCCACTGGGAAGTATAAACCCTTTGCAAGTGAGAAAACGGGAAAACCATCCTAAGAAAAGGATGGCTAGGACTATGGGTGAACATGCCCAGGTCAAGTGTGAGCCTGGAAAGCTGTCAATGGACACTGATACAAACCTTTCTTCTTGCATGATGGGTTCTAATATAAATCCAATGGGTCAAGGGCAAACCTTTAAGCAGGAGTGGATGAATAAGCATGTGGTTCAAGGCAGGATTACACAGAGTCCGGAAATTAAGCAGCAGAAAAGGCCCCTGCCTTCTTGTAGCTTCCAACAAAATGTATTTAACGTTGATAAAAATGGTAGTTATCACCCAGAAGCTAGTAGCTCACACAGGCAGCATTACTACCAAATGCCCATGGCTCAGAGAGGTCAGGCGTCCACAGTCTACATGCCACCAGCTGCCGCAAAAGCCCAAGCAGCTAACAATGCGTTTGCTTTCAGTAGGCACCCAGAGCAGAAGGTACTGAGTGAGACGAATGTTTCAACGCTTCCTCATCGAATGGCCAACGCTTACTCCCCAAATGTTCATATTAAAGAAGGCGATGACCTAAGCAATGCCCAGCAGACATTGCAACATAAATTTTTAGTGCATCCTTCCTTATCTAATGCAGAAGTCCCTTCGGATCAAAAGCAGCCAGCAGTTACTATGGAAACCACAAAAAGACTTAGTTGGCCTCAGCCTACGAGCATCTGTAGCAATATAAAGTCTGAGCCCATCTCTTTTGAGGACGGTTTAAACAACAGCTGTGAACTGACCATTAAACAATCTTCCTACGAGCAAAGTGAAGTTAAAGAACAGTTAAAAGCGTTCGCCTTgaaaaatgcagatttttcttCCTATTTACTTTCCGAGCCACAAAAGCCTTTTACTCCGCTAGCTGCACAGAAAACACAAACACAGCAGctgccgccaccgccgccgcAGCAGCAACAATGTGGGAGTTATCCAGCAATTCATTTTGGTAGCACAAGCTTCAAAAGAGCAGCATCTGCTATTGAAAAATCTATTGGAATTTTAGGGAGTAATTCTAAGGCTGCATCCGGACTCGGCAGTCAGAACGCTCCCATGCCTGCACAGAAATACGCTGACAGCAGCAGTGCAGATGAACTGGAACTGAAGTGTTCTTGCAGGCTGAAAGCCATGATTGTGTGCAAAGGCTGTGGAGCCTTTTGTCATGATGACTGCATAGGTCCTTCAAAATTGTGTGTAGCGTGTTTAGTTGTTCGATAG